The Myxococcota bacterium genome segment GCGGTGCGCGCGCTGTGCGAGGCGGCGGGCGTGCAGAACGTGCTCACCAAGTGTCTCGGCACCAACCGCCACCACAACGTGATCCGCGCGACGCTGCATGCGTTCAAGCAGCTGCGCTACCGCGACGAGCGGCTCGGGCAGCTCCGCGCCGAGGTGCGCTAGTGGCGGCCAAGAAGGGCGCGAAGAAGGCCAAGGCGGCGGGCGCGACCGTGCGCGTGCGGCAGTTCCGCAGCGCGATCGGCTACGGGCCCGACCAGCACCAGACGTTGCGCGGGCTCGGGCTGGGCAAGCCGAACCAGGTGCGCGAGCTCGTCGACACGCCGGC includes the following:
- a CDS encoding uL30 family ribosomal protein encodes the protein MRQFRSAIGYGPDQHQTLRGLGLGKPNQVRELVDTPA